One window from the genome of Mustelus asterias unplaced genomic scaffold, sMusAst1.hap1.1 HAP1_SCAFFOLD_2103, whole genome shotgun sequence encodes:
- the LOC144489295 gene encoding organic solute transporter subunit alpha-like isoform X2, with amino-acid sequence MSNCSNNLPSSEDQIKGLTNADIAFMVILNIVAVATYAIFFELWTYLHHNIENDLIREKTLLVLGLFPVTTVAYQLGMFVPRAGTLVDFVAAVYACIALFGFFHLTVRYLGGVTEAIDKLQYVDAALNVGPCCCCCTCLPKIRINRKAYRILRIGILQTLILQPLLQFISAVLWADGKYNNGEIHPTNPLFYIKIMLNISALSSLYVFNLLLKAAFGIAEAGYHLMAKYAIIIIYTILSNLQPLILECLATYNVIPCGSLYSSKGRASQVF; translated from the exons ATGTCAAACTGCAGCAACAACCTGCCGAGTTCTGAAGATCAGATTAAAG GTCTCACTAATGCTGACATTGCCTTTATGGTCATACTCAATATTGTAGCAGTTGCCACTTACGCGATTTTCTTTGAACTATGGACCTATTTACACCATAACATCGAAAATGACTTAATCAGGGAGAAGACTCTATTGGTGCTTGGCTTATTCCCT GTAACCACCGTTGCCTACCAATTGGGGATGTTTGTTCCACGAGCTGGAACCTTGGTTGACTTTGTGGCAGCTGT TTACGCATGTATCGCTTTGTTTGGTTTCTTCCACCTTACTGTACGTTACCTTGGCGGAGTAACTGAAGCCATTGATAAGCTGCAGTATGTGGACGCTGCACTAAATGTGGGACCTTGTTGCTGTTGCTGCACCTGTCTTCCAAAAATCAGGATAAACAG AAAAGCTTATAGAATCCTTCGAATTGGCATTTTGCAGACACTGATTCTACAACCTTTGCTTCAGTTCATTTCTGCAGTCTTGTGGGCTGATGGAAAATATAACAACGGAGAG ATACATCCAACCAATCCCCTATTTTACATCAAGATCATGCTGAACATATCTGCTCTGTCATCCTTATATGTGTTTAACCTGTTGCTGAAGGCTGCCTTTGGAATTGCAGAAGCAGGTTATCATCTCATGGCCAAGTATGCAATTATAATTATCTATACCATCCTCAGCAATCTGCAGCCACTGATTCTAGAATGCCTTGCAACCTATAATGTCATTCCCTGTGGCAGTCTATATTCTTCAAAAGGCAGAGCATCAC
- the LOC144489295 gene encoding organic solute transporter subunit alpha-like isoform X1, translated as MSNCSNNLPSSEDQIKGLTNADIAFMVILNIVAVATYAIFFELWTYLHHNIENDLIREKTLLVLGLFPVTTVAYQLGMFVPRAGTLVDFVAAVYACIALFGFFHLTVRYLGGVTEAIDKLQYVDAALNVGPCCCCCTCLPKIRINRKAYRILRIGILQTLILQPLLQFISAVLWADGKYNNGEIHPTNPLFYIKIMLNISALSSLYVFNLLLKAAFGIAEAGYHLMAKYAIIIIYTILSNLQPLILECLATYNVIPCGSLYSSKGRASQIDHHVKILEMFIFMLVSRKYYRKRMPEFAPLHFENPLHTMA; from the exons ATGTCAAACTGCAGCAACAACCTGCCGAGTTCTGAAGATCAGATTAAAG GTCTCACTAATGCTGACATTGCCTTTATGGTCATACTCAATATTGTAGCAGTTGCCACTTACGCGATTTTCTTTGAACTATGGACCTATTTACACCATAACATCGAAAATGACTTAATCAGGGAGAAGACTCTATTGGTGCTTGGCTTATTCCCT GTAACCACCGTTGCCTACCAATTGGGGATGTTTGTTCCACGAGCTGGAACCTTGGTTGACTTTGTGGCAGCTGT TTACGCATGTATCGCTTTGTTTGGTTTCTTCCACCTTACTGTACGTTACCTTGGCGGAGTAACTGAAGCCATTGATAAGCTGCAGTATGTGGACGCTGCACTAAATGTGGGACCTTGTTGCTGTTGCTGCACCTGTCTTCCAAAAATCAGGATAAACAG AAAAGCTTATAGAATCCTTCGAATTGGCATTTTGCAGACACTGATTCTACAACCTTTGCTTCAGTTCATTTCTGCAGTCTTGTGGGCTGATGGAAAATATAACAACGGAGAG ATACATCCAACCAATCCCCTATTTTACATCAAGATCATGCTGAACATATCTGCTCTGTCATCCTTATATGTGTTTAACCTGTTGCTGAAGGCTGCCTTTGGAATTGCAGAAGCAGGTTATCATCTCATGGCCAAGTATGCAATTATAATTATCTATACCATCCTCAGCAATCTGCAGCCACTGATTCTAGAATGCCTTGCAACCTATAATGTCATTCCCTGTGGCAGTCTATATTCTTCAAAAGGCAGAGCATCAC AAATAGACCACCATgtaaaaatcctggaaatgtTTATATTTATGCTCGTCTCCAGAAAGTATTATCGGAAACGAATGCCAGAATTTGCTCCATTGCATTTTGAAAATCCACTTCACACTATGGCCTGA